A window from Puniceicoccaceae bacterium encodes these proteins:
- the asnS gene encoding asparagine--tRNA ligase, whose product MLIKTILDSESAKDSVEVCGWTRTRRSNKSFSFIEINDGSCLKNLQIIAQSDLPNYAEIEEIGTGTSIRVRGALVESKGKGQQWEVQAHSIEVIGACPSDYPLQKKGHSIEFLREIAHLRPRTNLFGSVFRVRSKMAFAVHRFFQERDFHYIHTPIITASDCEGAGEMFRVTTLDPYQARSDGKLIDPTRDFFKRPSYLTVSGQLEAEIFATALSRVYTFGPTFRAENSNTARHASEFWMIEPEMAFCDLIGDMDLAETFIRYLIDDAFESCADELELFNRFVDKGLTDRLDKIRSTPFHRIAYAEAVELLLKSGQEFEYPVAHGTNLQSEHERYLTEKHFGTPVTVFNYPKQIKPFYMRLNDDQSTVAAMDLLVPGIGEVIGGSQREERLDVLESNLQHHGLEAEDYWWYTELRKYGSVPHSGFGLGFERLLMLVTGVPNIRDVIPFARTPGNAEF is encoded by the coding sequence ATGCTGATCAAAACGATTCTTGATAGCGAGTCTGCCAAGGACTCGGTAGAAGTTTGCGGCTGGACGCGTACACGGCGATCCAACAAGTCGTTCTCGTTTATTGAAATCAATGACGGCTCATGCCTCAAAAACCTACAGATCATTGCTCAAAGCGATCTTCCCAACTACGCGGAAATTGAAGAAATCGGCACCGGAACCTCCATCCGGGTGCGGGGAGCGCTCGTGGAATCCAAGGGCAAAGGTCAGCAATGGGAGGTTCAGGCACATTCCATCGAAGTCATCGGAGCCTGCCCAAGCGACTACCCACTGCAAAAAAAGGGGCATTCCATCGAGTTTCTTCGTGAAATCGCCCATTTGCGCCCGCGCACCAATCTGTTCGGAAGCGTCTTTCGTGTGCGCAGCAAAATGGCATTCGCCGTTCACCGGTTTTTTCAGGAACGTGATTTCCACTACATCCACACTCCGATCATTACCGCCAGTGACTGTGAGGGCGCCGGCGAAATGTTCCGCGTCACCACACTCGATCCCTACCAGGCGCGCAGTGATGGCAAACTGATTGACCCAACCCGGGATTTTTTCAAACGTCCGAGTTACCTCACCGTCAGCGGGCAACTCGAAGCCGAAATTTTTGCCACCGCACTTTCCCGAGTCTATACGTTTGGCCCCACCTTTCGGGCGGAAAATTCAAACACCGCTCGCCACGCCAGCGAATTCTGGATGATCGAACCCGAAATGGCCTTCTGTGACCTGATCGGTGACATGGATCTCGCCGAAACCTTCATCAGATATTTGATCGACGACGCTTTCGAAAGCTGTGCCGACGAGCTGGAACTCTTCAACCGCTTTGTCGACAAGGGTTTGACGGATCGACTGGACAAGATTCGCTCCACTCCCTTTCATCGCATCGCCTATGCTGAGGCGGTTGAGTTGCTGCTCAAGTCGGGCCAAGAGTTCGAATACCCCGTCGCTCACGGCACCAATTTGCAATCGGAGCACGAGCGCTATCTCACCGAAAAACACTTCGGCACACCTGTTACAGTCTTCAACTACCCAAAGCAGATCAAACCCTTCTACATGCGTCTGAATGACGACCAGTCGACAGTCGCTGCCATGGACCTGCTCGTGCCAGGCATTGGTGAAGTGATTGGGGGAAGCCAGCGAGAGGAACGTCTCGATGTGCTTGAATCCAACCTTCAGCACCACGGTCTCGAAGCTGAAGACTACTGGTGGTATACCGAGTTGCGCAAATACGGCTCGGTCCCTCACAGCGGATTTGGACTGGGGTTTGAGCGTCTGCTCATGCTTGTGACAGGTGTACCCAACATTCGCGATGTCATTCCGTTTGCCCGCACCCCGGGCAATGCCGAGTTCTAG